From a region of the Falco cherrug isolate bFalChe1 chromosome 9, bFalChe1.pri, whole genome shotgun sequence genome:
- the EGR2 gene encoding E3 SUMO-protein ligase EGR2: protein MMTAKAVDKIPVTLGGFVHQLPEGIYPADDISAALPTSVAIFPNADLAGPFDQMSGVAGDGMINVDMGDKRALDLPYGGGFAPNAPASRNQTFTYMGKFSIDPQYPGAGCYPEGIINIVSAGILQGVSTPSSAAPAAAPAAASSASSSATAASAASAASPNPLAGALGCTMAQGQPADLEHLYSPPPPPYSGCGDLYPQDPSSAFLPAAGGGALPFPPPPSYPSPKAAAADGGLFTMIPEYGGFFPPPQCQRELHAGPDRKPFPCPLDSLRVPPPLTPLSTIRNFTMGAPPAGAAPGSAPGGGGGEGAGARLPAGAYSPHHLPLRPILRPRKYPNRPSKTPVHERPYPCPAEGCDRRFSRSDELTRHIRIHTGHKPFQCRICMRNFSRSDHLTTHIRTHTGEKPFACDFCGRKFARSDERKRHTKIHLRQKERKGAAAAAAGGCPQPGGGSGAATLAPCAARTRTP from the exons atGATGACCGCCAAGGCGGTGGACAAGATCCCGGTGACCCTCGGCGGGTTCGTGCACCAGCTCCCCGAGGGCATTTACCCCGCCGATGACATCTCCGCCGCGCTGCCAACTTCGGTCGCGATCTTCCCCAATGCCGACCTGGCGGGGCCGTTTGACCAGATGAGCGGTGTGGCCGGAG ACGGCATGATCAACGTGGACATGGGCGACAAGCGGGCCCTGGACCTGCCCTACGGCGGCGGCTTCGCGCCCAACGCCCCGGCCTCCCGCAACCAGACCTTCACCTACATGGGCAAATTCTCCATCGACCCGCAGTACCCCGGCGCCGGCTGCTACCCCGAGGGCATCATCAATATCGTCAGCGCGGGGATCCTGCAGGGGGTCAGCACGCCCTCctccgccgcccccgccgccgcccccgccgccgcctcctccgcctcctcctcggccaccgccgcctccgccgcctccgccgcctcCCCCAACCCGCTGGCCGGGGCCCTCGGCTGCACCATGGCGCAGGGCCAGCCGGCCGACCTGGAGCACCTCTactcgccgccgccgccgccctaCTCGGGCTGCGGCGACCTGTACCCGCAGGACCCCTCCTCGGCCTTCCTGcccgccgccggcggcggggcgctgcctttccccccgccgccctcctACCCCTCCCCgaaggcggcggcggccgaCGGCGGGCTCTTCACCATGATCCCCGAGTACGGCGGCTTCTTCCCGCCGCCCCAGTGCCAGCGGGAGCTGCACGCCGGCCCCGACCGCaagcccttcccctgccccctcgACTCGCTCCGCGTCCCGCCGCCCCTCACGCCGCTCTCCACCATCCGCAACTTCACCATGGGGGCGCCCCCGGCGGGCGCCGCCCCCGGCAGCgctcccggcggcggcgggggcgagGGCGCGGGCGCCCGGCTGCCCGCCGGCGCCTACAGCCCGCACCACCTGCCGCTGCGGCCCATCCTGCGGCCCCGCAAGTACCCCAACCGGCCCAGCAAGACGCCGGTCCACGAGCGGCCCTACCCCTGCCCCGCCGAGGGCTGCGACCGCCGCTTCTCCCGCTCCGACGAGCTCACCCGGCACATCCGCATCCACACGGGCCACAAGCCCTTCCAGTGCCGCATCTGCATGCGGAACTTCAGCCGCAGCGACCACCTCACCACCCACATCCGCACGCACACCGGCGAGAAGCCCTTCGCCTGCGACTTCTGCGGCAGGAAGTTCGCCCGCTCCGACGAGAGGAAGCGGCACACCAAGATCCACCTGCGCCAGAAGGAGCGGAaaggagccgccgccgccgccgccggcgggtgcccgcagcccggcggcgggagcggcgccgCCACCCTGGCCCCCTGCGCGGCGCGGACGCGGACGCCCTGA
- the ADO gene encoding 2-aminoethanethiol dioxygenase — translation MPRDNMASLIQRVARQARITFRSPAGPAFGENLHRLQQLLDEVRAEDLHLAPRGPSAAAAAAAGGGFPWAGVVPPVSYMHICETESFSMGVFLLRSGACIPLHDHPGMNGMLKVLYGTLRIACMDTLPAAAAAPPPPAAAGPCHRALYRSRQHYTPASPPCLLSPHTDNLHQIDAVDGPAAFLDILAPPYDPQHGRDCHYYRLLEGPPAGAEPLALPREVWLTETPQAADFWCGGEPYPGPRVCL, via the coding sequence ATGCCCCGGGACAACATGGCCTCCCTGATCCAGCGGGTGGCGCGGCAGGCGCGGATCACCTTCCGCagcccggcggggccggcctTCGGGGAGAACCTGCAccggctgcagcagctgctggacgAGGTGCGCGCCGAGGACCTGCACTTGGCGCCGCGGGGGCCGtcggcggccgcggcggcggcggcgggcggggggttCCCGTGGGCCGGCGTGGTGCCGCCGGTCAGCTACATGCACATCTGCGAGACGGAGAGCTTCAGCATGGGCGTGTTCCTGCTGCGGAGCGGCGCCTGCATCCCGCTGCACGACCACCCGGGCATGAACGGCATGCTGAAGGTGCTCTACGGCACGCTGCGCATCGCCTGCATGGACacgctgcccgccgccgccgccgccccgccgccccccgccgccgccgggccctgCCACCGCGCCCTGTACCGCTCCCGGCAGCACTACACGCCGGCCTCCCCGCCGTGCCTGCTCTCGCCGCACACCGACAACCTCCACCAGATCGACGCCGTGGACGGGCCCGCCGCCTTCCTCGACATCCTGGCGCCGCCCTACGACCCCCAGCACGGCCGGGACTGCCACTACTACCGCCTGCTGGAGGGGCCGCCGGCGGGCGCCGAGCCGCTGGCGCTGCCGCGGGAGGTGTGGCTGACGGAGACCCCGCAGGCCGCCGACTTCTGGTGCGGGGGCGAGCCCTACCCCGGGCCCCGCGTCTGCCTCTGA